In one window of Zingiber officinale cultivar Zhangliang chromosome 11A, Zo_v1.1, whole genome shotgun sequence DNA:
- the LOC122032891 gene encoding transcription factor BHLH3-like produces MEHDEQGFLEELLSLRKDGWLDSSFPSGISELFAPADAGGSFDCLQQNPVAGAAAALVAPTFTSFDAAVPADVGFDYLSDVYCPVGGYTALPENQYSSSVRSTLDDSDLSLVHGEGQSACKVEVVQSAAEAATAPPLVFDLGGCSERKKKKKLEGMPSKNLMAERRRRKRLNDRLSMLRSVVPKISKMDRTSILGDTIDYMKELLDRIKHLQEEIEVSPDQPNMLSIFKELNSNEVLVRNSPKFDVERRDNETRIEICCAAKPGLLLSTVNTLEALGLEIQQCVVSCFNDFGMQASCSEEMEQRAVMRAEDIKQALFRNAGYGGRCL; encoded by the exons ATGGAGCACGACGAGCAAGGCTTCTTGGAAGAACTGCTTTCCCTGAGGAAAGATGGATGGCTGGACTCCTCCTTTCCTTCCGGCATCTCTGAGTTATTCGCCCCCGCTGATGCCGGCGGCAGCTTCGACTGCCTCCAACAGAACCCTGTAGCGGGCGCCGCCGCAGCGCTCGTCGCCCCCACCTTCACTTCCTTTGACGCCGCTGTCCCGGCGGATGTCGGCTTCGACTACTTGAGCGACGTGTACTGCCCGGTCGGCGGGTACACGGCCCTGCCGGAGAACCAGTACTCCTCCTCCGTCCGGTCGACACTCGACGACAGCGACCTCAGCCTGGTTCACGGCGAGGGGCAGAGTGCGTGCAAGGTGGAGGTGGTGCAGTCGGCGGCCGAGGCCGCCACCGCCCCGCCGTTGGTGTTCGACCTGGGCGGGTGctcggagaggaagaagaagaagaaactcgAAGGGATGCCTTCCAAGAACCTGATGGCGGAGCGGAGACGGAGGAAGAGGCTCAATGACCGGCTCTCCATGCTTAGATCCGTTGTCCCCAAGATTAGCAAG ATGGACAGAACCTCGATTCTCGGGGACACCATCGATTACATGAAGGAGCTACTCGACAGGATCAAGCACCTGCAGGAGGAGATCGAAGTCTCTCCTGACCAACCGAATATGCTCAGCATCTTCAAGGAACTAAATTCCAACGAAGTCTTAGTGAGGAACTCCCCAAAG TTCGACGTCGAGAGGAGAGACAACGAGACGCGAATCGAGATCTGCTGCGCCGCCAAGCCAGGCCTCCTGCTCTCCACGGTGAATACCCTCGAGGCGCTTGGGTTGGAGATCCAACAATGCGTGGTCAGTTGCTTCAATGACTTCGGAATGCAAGCTTCCTGCTCTGAG GAGATGGAGCAGAGGGCGGTGATGCGCGCCGAGGACATCAAGCAAGCACTCTTCAGGAATGCAGGATACGGAGGAAGGTGCTTGTAG